AGCAACCCCTAATTCCTCTTGGGCAGGCGCTGGTATCTGTGCTGAGCGCACTGCCGTTGTGAAAGCAGTCGTAACTATTATATCTACTCAATGTGCTCAGAGGCCCAAAAATTACTAACGTAACGGTTGAAGAGCGAAAGTCAACGAAATTTTCTTGCAGTCGCTGTGGTGTCGTACGTTTTAAGCGTTTCAAGTATGATGCATCGATTATTTATTGACTTTCGTTAGCGATATTCCCTCCCCATCCTGTTCACCCTGCGGCATCTGTCGTCAGTTCCTGCGAGAATTTCTTCCACTCCATACTCCCATCTTCTACGTATCTGGAGAGTACCCGGTCAACTCATCTCCATCATTCCTGGCCGATATGGACGGAAAGGAAGCAAAGAAATACATCCTGCAAACAACAATGGGCGAGATCTTGCCCCATTCATTTGGGCCTGATCATTTGCTAATGAGGACTCGATTGAACGATCAAGGGCCGTGAATGAATGACGCGGACTTATGACGACTATAGAATGTGCAAAAAACTCATCTTGTTGAGAGATTGCATGCGTATATGTAAATATGtatacgtatatatatatatatatgaTCTATTTATCGGCGGAGCACAGTGTATTGCCAGGCTATCGCTTGAACATTTCTGGACAATCAAAGACTCTGTCACTTCCCACgcaaagagaagattttAGACCTACAAGCGTAAAAGTGTACACTATACGTCTTTTTATTCTAACTGATCCCTGAACCCCCAGTAATCTCCGATTTGTCCATACAACTCCTATTTCTCTCCCAATCTGTCATGAAATTCGTTATGTCGTCAAGCTCATTATCTGTGAGTTCGTAAAGCATTCGCAAGCAATAAGATACAATTGGCCCCGCCAATATATGCACCAGCCCAGCCAATAATACTACCGATGGTAGGCCCTGTGGAGCTAAAACCGTCAATATGCACAGAATGAATGCGTCGATCCTGTCTACCGGTTCTCAGCTTGGGGTTGCGGGAAAGAAGCCTGAGGTGTCTGACTCCGGGAAGACAACAGAGGTGGCAAAGAGAAATCAGAGACAGGAAGATAGTTGAACAAAGTTTGGGGCTGTTGCAGCAAGTCCTGGGAA
This DNA window, taken from Cryptococcus gattii WM276 chromosome C, complete sequence, encodes the following:
- a CDS encoding cytidine deaminase, putative (Similar to TIGR gene model, INSD accession AAW42474.1) translates to MPRTPSSGKVGAALLGADGQFYGGCNVENASYGAGICAERTAVVKAVSESQRNFLAVAVVSDIPSPSCSPCGICRQFLREFLPLHTPIFYVSGEYPVNSSPSFLADMDGKEAKKYILQTTMGEILPHSFGPDHLLMRTRLNDQGP